A window of Ananas comosus cultivar F153 linkage group 4, ASM154086v1, whole genome shotgun sequence contains these coding sequences:
- the LOC109708973 gene encoding twinkle homolog protein, chloroplastic/mitochondrial-like isoform X1, with amino-acid sequence MSVEEFEQGKEWLNDTFHLIRRGEDDCLPSVKWVLELAKAAVRRYRVRGLVIDPYNELDHQRPPNQTETEYVSQILTMIKRFAQHHGCHVWFVAHPKQIEATSRI; translated from the exons ATGAGCGTTGAGGAGTTTGAACAAGGAAAAGAATGGCTTAATGATACATTTCATTTAATCCG CAGAGGCGAGGATGATTGCCTTCCATCTGTTAAATGGGTTCTTGAGCTTGCAAAAGCTGCAGTTCGAAGATATAGAGTGCGTGGACTTGTGATTGATCCCTACAATGAACTTGATCATCAACGACCTCCAAATCA AACCGAAACAGAGTATGTGAGCCAGATTCTTACTATGATAAAGCGCTTTGCTCAACATCATGGTTGCCATGTCTGGTTTGTAGCTCATCCAAAACAA
- the LOC109708973 gene encoding twinkle homolog protein, chloroplastic/mitochondrial-like isoform X2 — protein sequence MSVEEFEQGKEWLNDTFHLIRGEDDCLPSVKWVLELAKAAVRRYRVRGLVIDPYNELDHQRPPNQTETEYVSQILTMIKRFAQHHGCHVWFVAHPKQIEATSRI from the exons ATGAGCGTTGAGGAGTTTGAACAAGGAAAAGAATGGCTTAATGATACATTTCATTTAATCCG AGGCGAGGATGATTGCCTTCCATCTGTTAAATGGGTTCTTGAGCTTGCAAAAGCTGCAGTTCGAAGATATAGAGTGCGTGGACTTGTGATTGATCCCTACAATGAACTTGATCATCAACGACCTCCAAATCA AACCGAAACAGAGTATGTGAGCCAGATTCTTACTATGATAAAGCGCTTTGCTCAACATCATGGTTGCCATGTCTGGTTTGTAGCTCATCCAAAACAA